In a genomic window of Saccharothrix sp. HUAS TT1:
- a CDS encoding pectinesterase family protein, translated as MRTVAELRAALAAPAPRIIKVRGVIDVRADCATYATDGYTLAGYLAAYDPAVWGRDTEPSGPLEDARAASARRQAEAIALNVGSDTTIVGDGRGAGITGANVRVHGAQNVIIRNLTFRDTRDCFPQWGPTDGAEGNWNSDYDAVSLQRATNVWVDHNTFTDHPHPDSAAPSYFGRPFQQHDGSLDMTSGTDLVTASHNLFEDHGKTMLIGSSNTSTTDPGKLRVSVHHNVFRNVEERLPRVRFGQVHVYNNLFEPGPSFVYAWGVGVKSALYVENNYVKLAGGGSVEDLIYNWGGTAITEVGTLVDGRPVDVLDAFNAANPTARLSGDAGWTPEHTRGLEPASRVKNLKAGALGRERYHVAKGTDFDTVQAAIDAAPAGTAVTIGKGVYREVIRVPATKRDLTLKGSTGAARDVVIDYDNANGTKKPDGTTHGTTGSATATIEADGFTARDLTFSNSFDRAAHPEITGTQAVAVKATGDRQYYDRVRFLGHQDTLYADTRAVGVKARQYYRGSEIVGDVDFIFGRATAVFDQVTIRALDRGGDPGGYITAASTRRDNPHGFLIMNSKVLSDAPAGTYFLGRPWHPGGDPDAIGSVVVRDTKLPAAVKAAPWTDMSGFSWRDARFAEFRNSGPGAHPAGTGSTADRPQLTADQAAQHTLRAYLGDWNPA; from the coding sequence GTGCGCACGGTCGCCGAGCTGCGGGCCGCCCTCGCGGCGCCCGCACCGCGCATCATCAAGGTGCGCGGTGTCATCGACGTCAGGGCTGACTGCGCAACATATGCCACGGACGGCTACACGCTCGCGGGCTATCTGGCCGCATACGACCCCGCCGTTTGGGGGCGCGACACCGAGCCGAGCGGCCCGCTGGAGGACGCCCGCGCCGCCTCGGCCCGCCGGCAGGCCGAGGCCATCGCGCTGAACGTCGGCTCGGACACCACGATCGTCGGCGACGGCCGCGGCGCGGGCATCACCGGCGCGAACGTCCGGGTGCACGGCGCGCAGAACGTGATCATCCGCAACCTGACCTTCCGCGACACCCGCGACTGCTTCCCGCAGTGGGGCCCGACCGACGGCGCCGAGGGCAACTGGAACTCGGACTACGACGCGGTGTCGTTGCAGCGCGCGACGAACGTGTGGGTGGACCACAACACCTTCACCGACCACCCGCACCCGGACAGCGCGGCGCCGTCCTACTTCGGCCGCCCCTTCCAGCAGCACGACGGCTCGCTGGACATGACCAGCGGCACCGACCTGGTCACGGCGTCGCACAACCTGTTCGAGGACCACGGCAAGACGATGCTCATCGGCTCGTCCAACACCTCGACCACCGACCCCGGCAAGCTGCGCGTCTCGGTGCACCACAACGTGTTCCGCAACGTCGAGGAGCGCCTGCCGCGGGTCCGCTTCGGCCAGGTGCACGTCTACAACAACCTGTTCGAGCCCGGACCGTCGTTCGTCTACGCTTGGGGCGTCGGCGTGAAGTCCGCGCTGTACGTGGAGAACAACTACGTCAAGCTCGCCGGCGGCGGCTCGGTCGAAGACCTCATCTACAACTGGGGCGGCACGGCCATCACCGAGGTCGGCACGCTGGTCGACGGCCGACCGGTCGACGTGCTGGACGCGTTCAACGCGGCCAACCCGACCGCGCGGCTCTCCGGCGACGCCGGCTGGACCCCCGAGCACACCCGCGGCCTCGAACCGGCCTCCAGGGTGAAGAACCTCAAGGCCGGCGCCTTGGGGCGCGAGCGCTACCACGTGGCCAAGGGCACCGACTTCGACACGGTGCAGGCCGCGATCGACGCCGCGCCGGCCGGCACGGCCGTCACCATCGGCAAGGGCGTGTACCGTGAGGTCATCCGGGTGCCCGCGACCAAGCGGGACCTGACCCTCAAGGGCTCCACCGGCGCCGCGCGCGACGTCGTGATCGACTACGACAACGCCAACGGCACCAAGAAGCCCGACGGCACGACCCACGGCACCACCGGCTCGGCCACCGCGACGATCGAGGCCGACGGGTTCACCGCCCGCGACCTGACGTTCAGCAACTCGTTCGACCGGGCCGCCCACCCCGAGATCACCGGCACCCAGGCGGTGGCGGTCAAGGCGACCGGCGACCGGCAGTACTACGACCGCGTCCGCTTCCTCGGCCACCAGGACACGCTGTACGCCGACACGCGGGCGGTCGGCGTGAAGGCCCGCCAGTACTACCGGGGCAGCGAGATCGTCGGCGACGTCGACTTCATCTTCGGCCGCGCCACGGCGGTGTTCGACCAGGTCACCATCCGGGCGCTGGACCGGGGTGGCGACCCCGGCGGGTACATCACGGCCGCCAGCACCCGGCGGGACAACCCGCACGGCTTCCTGATCATGAACTCGAAGGTGCTCAGCGACGCGCCCGCGGGCACCTACTTCCTGGGTCGCCCGTGGCACCCCGGCGGTGACCCGGACGCCATCGGCTCGGTCGTCGTCCGCGACACGAAGCTGCCCGCCGCGGTCAAGGCCGCGCCGTGGACCGACATGTCCGGCTTCTCCTGGCGCGACGCGCGGTTCGCCGAGTTCCGCAACTCCGGCCCGGGCGCCCACCCCGCGGGCACCGGCTCCACCGCCGACCGGCCGCAGCTCACGGCCGACCAGGCCGCGCAGCACACCCTGCGCGCCTACCTCGGCGACTGGAACCCCGCATGA
- a CDS encoding tetratricopeptide repeat protein — MAEPQHIPTHIGVDDVARLEAETERLRGLDYREGGGASRDAAVACAVRHDRFPEAEVAEAVRGRLLVALADAHNLAGWTCFDTGWAEAASRHWDRALALAVEAGHRDLEANVHYRVGRLRLHRCRWREALERFTRGLAAARRSGSRRAVAMLHANQAWAHAGLGDRREAVRLLNLAHDAFDRAPSGPAPGWARFFDEPDLCGLTGVVLTELARTVDAAHTSTAIDSLGAAVVAYPAGMTRSRAFSLVALSANHLLEHDFDQAAEVGGQALAVAGAVRSVRVTDRLRPLRLLADRYRDNPHARALSSRIAAFTPAVV; from the coding sequence ATGGCAGAACCCCAGCACATCCCGACGCACATCGGCGTGGACGACGTGGCGCGCCTGGAGGCCGAGACCGAACGCCTGCGCGGCCTGGACTACCGGGAGGGCGGCGGCGCGTCGCGGGACGCGGCCGTCGCCTGCGCGGTCCGGCACGACCGGTTCCCGGAGGCCGAGGTCGCCGAGGCGGTCCGCGGCCGGCTGCTGGTCGCGCTGGCCGACGCGCACAACCTGGCCGGGTGGACGTGCTTCGACACCGGGTGGGCGGAGGCGGCCTCGCGGCACTGGGACCGGGCGCTGGCGCTGGCGGTCGAGGCCGGGCACCGCGACCTGGAGGCCAACGTCCACTACCGCGTCGGCCGGCTGCGGCTGCACCGCTGCCGGTGGCGCGAGGCGTTGGAGCGGTTCACCCGCGGCCTGGCGGCGGCCCGCCGGTCCGGCTCGCGGCGGGCGGTCGCGATGCTGCACGCCAACCAGGCGTGGGCGCACGCGGGCTTGGGCGACCGGCGCGAGGCGGTGCGGCTGCTGAACCTGGCGCACGACGCGTTCGACCGGGCGCCGTCCGGCCCCGCGCCCGGTTGGGCGCGCTTCTTCGACGAGCCGGACCTGTGCGGGCTGACCGGGGTGGTGTTGACCGAGCTGGCCCGGACGGTGGACGCCGCGCACACCTCGACCGCGATCGACTCGCTCGGCGCGGCCGTGGTCGCCTACCCGGCGGGGATGACCCGCAGCCGCGCGTTCAGCCTGGTGGCGTTGTCCGCCAACCACTTGCTGGAGCACGACTTCGACCAGGCGGCCGAAGTCGGCGGGCAGGCACTGGCGGTGGCCGGTGCTGTGCGGTCGGTGCGCGTCACGGACCGGTTGCGCCCCCTGCGCCTGCTGGCCGACCGCTACCGGGACAACCCGCACGCCCGCGCGTTGTCCTCGCGGATCGCCGCCTTCACCCCCGCCGTCGTCTGA
- a CDS encoding DUF1992 domain-containing protein codes for MTERKPAGVGFETWIERQIREAQDRGEFDDLPGAGKPLGGLQGPHDELWWVKEKLRREEGTALPPSLLFRKEVAAAREAAGRARTEAEVRSLLADVNARIEDAIRKPMSGPPLNLMPFDVEHVVAEWRAARAG; via the coding sequence GTGACCGAGCGGAAACCGGCCGGTGTGGGCTTCGAGACCTGGATCGAGCGGCAGATCCGGGAGGCCCAGGACCGGGGCGAGTTCGACGACCTGCCGGGCGCGGGCAAGCCGCTGGGCGGCCTCCAGGGCCCGCACGACGAGCTGTGGTGGGTCAAGGAGAAGCTGCGCCGGGAAGAGGGCACCGCCCTCCCGCCGTCCCTCCTGTTCCGCAAGGAGGTCGCCGCCGCGCGCGAGGCCGCCGGTCGCGCCCGCACCGAGGCCGAGGTGCGCTCGCTCCTGGCCGACGTCAACGCCAGGATCGAGGACGCGATCCGCAAGCCGATGTCCGGCCCGCCGCTCAACCTGATGCCGTTCGACGTGGAGCACGTCGTGGCCGAGTGGCGGGCGGCCCGCGCCGGGTAG
- a CDS encoding RNA polymerase sigma factor — protein sequence MNRAVEDLLRECAPQVLGAVARRFGDFAQAEDAVQEALLAAARHWPVDGLPDNPRGWLVRVATRRMTDLIRSEAARRRREEGVSREPPPGDAVDRDDTLVVLFLCCHPELTPASAIALTLRAVGGLSTAEIANAFLVPEATMAQRINRAKLKLRGADFAMPGPDEFAARLKSVLRVLYLIFNEGYTSSVGGSLHRTELSGEAIRLTRAVRARLPSDPEVAGLLALMLLTDARRPARTGPNGALVPLAEQDRSAWDQELIVEGVDLVLAAVERGAIGEYQVQASIAAIHDDARRAEDTDWPQILRMYGLLEELTGNPVVSLNRAVAVAMVDGPAAGLALIDALDERLPGHHRLDAVRAHLHEMAGDVPRAVAHYRAAAGRTTSTPEQRYLMDKAARLALG from the coding sequence GTGAACCGGGCCGTCGAGGACCTGCTGCGCGAGTGCGCGCCGCAGGTCCTCGGCGCGGTCGCCCGCCGGTTCGGCGACTTCGCGCAGGCCGAGGACGCGGTCCAGGAGGCGTTGCTGGCGGCGGCCCGGCACTGGCCCGTCGACGGGCTGCCGGACAACCCGCGCGGCTGGCTGGTGCGGGTGGCCACCCGGCGGATGACCGACCTGATCCGCAGCGAGGCCGCCCGCCGCCGCCGCGAGGAGGGGGTGTCCCGCGAGCCGCCGCCCGGTGACGCGGTGGACCGGGACGACACCCTCGTCGTGCTGTTCCTGTGCTGCCACCCCGAGCTGACGCCCGCGTCGGCGATCGCGCTGACCCTGCGCGCGGTGGGCGGCCTGAGCACGGCGGAGATCGCGAACGCGTTCCTGGTGCCCGAGGCGACCATGGCGCAGCGGATCAACCGGGCGAAGCTCAAGCTGCGTGGCGCGGACTTCGCCATGCCCGGCCCGGACGAGTTCGCGGCTCGGCTGAAGTCCGTGCTGCGCGTGCTGTACCTGATCTTCAACGAGGGCTACACCAGCAGCGTCGGCGGCTCGCTGCACCGCACCGAGCTGTCCGGCGAGGCGATCCGGCTGACCAGGGCCGTGCGCGCCCGGCTGCCGTCCGACCCCGAGGTGGCGGGCCTGCTGGCGCTGATGCTGCTCACCGACGCCCGCAGGCCGGCCCGCACCGGCCCGAACGGGGCACTGGTCCCGCTGGCCGAGCAGGACCGGTCGGCGTGGGACCAGGAGCTGATCGTCGAGGGCGTCGACCTGGTCCTGGCGGCGGTGGAGCGCGGCGCCATCGGCGAGTACCAGGTGCAGGCGTCGATCGCGGCCATCCACGACGACGCGCGGCGCGCCGAGGACACCGACTGGCCGCAGATCCTGCGCATGTACGGGCTGCTGGAGGAGCTGACCGGCAACCCGGTGGTGTCGCTCAACCGGGCGGTCGCGGTGGCCATGGTGGACGGCCCGGCCGCCGGCCTGGCGCTGATCGACGCCCTGGACGAGCGCCTGCCCGGTCACCACCGGCTGGACGCGGTGCGAGCCCACCTGCACGAGATGGCGGGCGACGTGCCGCGGGCCGTGGCGCACTACCGGGCGGCGGCCGGGCGCACGACGAGCACCCCCGAGCAGCGGTACCTGATGGACAAGGCGGCCCGGTTGGCGCTTGGGTAG
- a CDS encoding YciI family protein — protein sequence MAKFLLLMNYGPTANCDVPMDQWPHEDIAAHIRFQQDLGKELADNGELVDAQGLAGPELAKTVTHTGVGSPVITDGPFPESKELLAGYWLVDTTLERALEIAAQASAAPGPNGVPIGQPIEVRELMSAPAASDL from the coding sequence ATGGCTAAGTTCCTGCTCCTCATGAACTACGGCCCGACCGCCAACTGCGACGTCCCGATGGACCAGTGGCCGCACGAGGACATCGCCGCGCACATCCGGTTCCAGCAGGACCTGGGCAAGGAGCTGGCCGACAACGGCGAGCTGGTCGACGCGCAGGGCCTGGCGGGCCCCGAGCTGGCCAAGACCGTGACGCACACCGGCGTCGGCTCGCCGGTCATCACCGACGGCCCGTTCCCGGAGTCCAAGGAGCTGCTGGCCGGTTACTGGCTGGTCGACACGACGCTGGAGCGCGCGCTGGAGATCGCGGCGCAGGCGTCCGCCGCGCCCGGCCCGAACGGCGTGCCGATCGGGCAGCCGATCGAGGTGCGGGAGCTGATGTCGGCGCCCGCCGCGTCCGACCTGTGA